The Thalassoroseus pseudoceratinae genome has a segment encoding these proteins:
- the rpmJ gene encoding 50S ribosomal protein L36 — MKVRASVKRICEGCKIVRRKGRIYVICNNNARHKQRQG, encoded by the coding sequence ATGAAAGTCCGTGCAAGCGTTAAGCGTATCTGTGAAGGTTGTAAGATCGTTCGCCGCAAAGGCCGGATCTACGTGATTTGCAATAACAACGCACGTCACAAGCAACGTCAGGGCTAG
- a CDS encoding protein kinase domain-containing protein has translation MTMQVILTVEGGPHKGRRFTFAEHDNFIVGRAGCAHFRLPQKDRFISRVHFMVESNPPDCRLLDMGSRNGTTVNKTRVEGMADLFDNDLIQAGHTMIRVRITDDAEQALDPPPPQRDRPKPSMQRPADPMDPKSNPIIAPAPPPANSKNVTVAIEIPVLSPSALALLPDDYRTQIYSQPQPVPGYLLVEALGTGGMGTVYSAIRLKDNSVVALKTIRPGGAIRENDVKRFIRETQILRTLQHPNIVSFHDVGEADGILYFAMEYVRGQDALEMMQSAGGPLPIPQGVAIICQLLLALDYAHSQGVVHRDIKPANVLLTQVDGRGVVKLADFGLARVYQSSAMSGLTVMGETGGTPAFMAPEQITNYRDSQPPVDQFAAAATLYYLLTQSCIHDFPPEIQQQLLKILQDDPVPISKRRSDIPQDLADVIQQALDRNPAKRFSSIMEFREALLPFCR, from the coding sequence ATGACCATGCAAGTCATTTTGACCGTTGAAGGCGGACCGCACAAAGGGCGGCGATTCACGTTTGCCGAGCACGACAATTTCATTGTCGGCCGCGCCGGTTGTGCTCACTTTCGACTGCCGCAGAAGGATCGATTTATCTCGCGAGTGCACTTCATGGTGGAGTCCAACCCGCCGGATTGTCGCCTATTGGACATGGGCAGCCGGAACGGAACGACGGTCAACAAGACGCGTGTCGAGGGGATGGCAGACCTCTTTGACAACGATTTGATTCAAGCCGGTCATACAATGATTCGGGTTCGAATCACGGATGACGCTGAGCAAGCTCTTGATCCACCTCCGCCACAACGTGATCGACCGAAGCCGTCGATGCAGCGTCCGGCAGACCCGATGGACCCCAAATCGAATCCGATCATCGCACCGGCACCACCCCCGGCGAATTCTAAGAACGTTACGGTTGCCATCGAAATTCCGGTGCTGTCACCGTCCGCGTTGGCTCTGCTGCCAGACGATTATCGCACGCAGATTTATAGTCAGCCACAACCTGTCCCTGGCTACCTGCTGGTCGAGGCATTGGGAACGGGCGGAATGGGAACCGTTTACTCAGCGATTCGGTTGAAGGATAACAGTGTTGTCGCATTGAAGACGATTCGGCCGGGCGGTGCGATCCGCGAGAACGACGTTAAACGGTTTATTCGCGAGACACAAATTCTACGAACATTGCAACATCCGAATATCGTCTCATTCCATGATGTCGGCGAAGCGGATGGCATTTTGTATTTCGCGATGGAATATGTGCGTGGACAAGATGCACTGGAGATGATGCAGAGCGCTGGCGGTCCGCTGCCGATCCCGCAGGGTGTCGCGATCATCTGCCAATTGTTGTTGGCGTTGGATTACGCCCACTCGCAGGGCGTTGTGCATCGCGACATCAAACCTGCCAATGTGCTACTCACCCAAGTCGATGGCCGCGGGGTCGTCAAATTGGCGGACTTTGGGTTGGCTCGGGTGTATCAATCGTCCGCCATGAGCGGATTGACCGTCATGGGTGAAACGGGTGGCACGCCCGCATTCATGGCTCCGGAGCAAATCACCAATTATCGGGACTCGCAACCACCAGTCGATCAGTTTGCCGCAGCCGCCACCTTATACTATCTGCTAACACAGTCTTGCATCCATGACTTCCCACCGGAGATTCAGCAGCAGTTACTGAAAATCCTTCAGGATGACCCGGTCCCGATTTCCAAACGCCGAAGTGACATTCCGCAGGACTTAGCAGATGTCATTCAGCAAGCGCTCGACCGGAATCCCGCCAAACGCTTTTCATCCATCATGGAGTTCCGTGAAGCGTTGCTGCCGTTCTGCCGATGA
- a CDS encoding DNA-directed RNA polymerase subunit alpha yields MRIRWRGLELPSRVVPDQDVSTDTYGRFTAEPFERGFGDTIGNSLRRILLSSLEGSAVTRVKIQGIQHEFTTIPGVVEDVTDICLNLKSLIVKNHSAATKTLRIEKHERGVVTGADVITDDQVEVINKDLVIATMTDDVPFHVELTIANGRGYVQASEHFEKDPEVGVIPLDAIFSPVTRVRYAKEDTRVGQRTNYDKLTLEIWTDGTVTPEMALVEAAKILRKHLNPFVTYKEPGPEMPPEAGLKNMSTEIGYTPIDLELEEKLGQSLAELNLSVRATNCLESEGINTVRDLVSRTEDQLLTVRNFGETTLLEVQERLSALNLRLGMKPPQTEPGATSGS; encoded by the coding sequence ATGCGTATTCGTTGGCGTGGTTTGGAATTGCCCAGCCGGGTTGTTCCCGATCAGGACGTTTCGACAGATACTTACGGACGATTTACCGCTGAGCCATTTGAGCGTGGATTCGGTGACACGATCGGCAACAGTTTGCGTCGGATCCTGCTTTCCAGTCTGGAAGGTAGTGCGGTCACGCGTGTGAAGATTCAAGGCATTCAACACGAATTCACCACTATCCCAGGTGTGGTCGAAGACGTGACGGACATTTGCCTCAACTTGAAAAGCTTGATCGTCAAGAATCACTCGGCGGCCACAAAGACACTGCGAATTGAAAAGCACGAGCGAGGCGTGGTCACCGGTGCGGACGTCATTACCGACGACCAGGTCGAGGTGATCAACAAAGACTTGGTCATCGCTACGATGACGGATGATGTTCCATTTCACGTTGAATTGACGATCGCGAATGGTCGTGGTTACGTGCAAGCTTCGGAACACTTCGAGAAGGATCCGGAAGTGGGTGTGATCCCACTCGATGCGATTTTCTCACCGGTCACCCGCGTGCGATACGCCAAGGAAGACACTCGTGTTGGTCAACGAACCAACTACGACAAGTTAACCTTGGAAATTTGGACAGACGGAACGGTCACGCCGGAGATGGCGTTGGTGGAAGCGGCCAAGATTTTGCGGAAGCACCTCAACCCGTTCGTCACCTACAAAGAGCCAGGACCGGAAATGCCACCGGAAGCTGGGCTCAAAAATATGTCAACGGAAATCGGTTACACGCCGATCGACTTGGAGTTGGAAGAGAAGCTCGGCCAAAGCCTGGCGGAGTTGAACCTCTCGGTGCGGGCGACGAACTGCCTGGAATCGGAAGGCATCAACACGGTCCGCGATTTGGTCAGTCGAACAGAAGATCAGTTGCTGACCGTCCGAAACTTCGGCGAAACAACGCTCTTGGAAGTCCAGGAACGATTGAGTGCCCTGAATCTTCGGTTGGGCATGAAGCCGCCACAGACCGAGCCCGGTGCGACTTCCGGTTCCTAA
- a CDS encoding aspartate kinase: protein MSVIVQKFGGTSVADATKIMRAATRAVAAKRAGHQVVMVVSARGKKTDELVSLAAEITDAPPAREMDMLLSTGEQESVSLMAMAIHTLGEHAVSLTGGQIGIVTDSTFSKARIASISIKRIRELLDQDKIVVACGFQGVDENLNITTLGRGGSDTTATALAAVLKADECEIYTDVEGVYTSDPRLISDARLIPHVTYDEMLEMASLGAGVMHSRSIEFAKKHHVPLRVRPSQSEGIGTLIAPQSADDAPIVTGVALLRKEARVSLVELPDRPGVMSLIFTKLSSRKIAIDMVVQDVGSGGLAEVTFTVPQDDLAEALTAAEEAVEELGTGRVQHGTNVSKVSAVGVGMRTHTGVAAQMFRSLADAGVNIGMITTSEIKISVLVDRDQCEEAAKTVHAGFQLHEPVVTSPSVGYASEQTTAAELETRAEIERDVVAKLATMEDIVVSEVQLDRDQARITLTKLEDRPGICAEVFTAVAEGGVMVDMIVQNVSRSGHASVSFTVPRSDLGECLLLLREVLENWSGAEISYDENIAKLSVMGIGLRSHTGVGELMFGVLSDAGINVQMINTSEIRMSAVIADEHGEAALERLLKTFGLDESES, encoded by the coding sequence GTGTCAGTGATCGTGCAAAAATTTGGTGGGACGAGTGTAGCCGACGCAACGAAGATCATGCGAGCGGCCACGCGCGCGGTTGCGGCCAAACGCGCTGGGCATCAAGTCGTCATGGTCGTGAGTGCTCGTGGAAAGAAAACGGACGAACTGGTTTCGTTGGCGGCGGAAATCACCGATGCACCGCCAGCCCGTGAAATGGACATGCTTCTCTCCACCGGCGAGCAGGAATCGGTTTCGCTGATGGCAATGGCGATTCACACGCTTGGCGAACACGCTGTGAGTTTGACCGGCGGGCAAATCGGTATCGTCACCGACTCGACGTTCTCGAAGGCACGGATTGCAAGCATTTCCATCAAAAGAATTCGAGAACTGCTCGATCAGGATAAAATCGTCGTCGCATGTGGTTTTCAGGGCGTGGATGAAAACTTGAACATCACGACATTGGGGCGTGGGGGAAGCGATACCACCGCGACCGCACTTGCCGCAGTGCTGAAGGCAGATGAATGTGAGATCTACACCGATGTGGAAGGGGTTTACACCTCCGATCCGCGTTTGATCTCCGATGCCCGTTTGATCCCGCACGTGACTTACGACGAGATGCTCGAAATGGCCAGTCTTGGTGCGGGCGTGATGCATTCGCGTTCGATCGAGTTCGCCAAGAAACACCATGTGCCGTTGCGTGTGCGTCCCAGTCAATCCGAAGGCATCGGCACGCTGATCGCTCCGCAATCTGCCGACGATGCACCGATTGTGACCGGTGTCGCTTTGCTGCGAAAAGAAGCTCGCGTTAGCTTGGTGGAACTGCCAGACCGACCGGGCGTCATGAGTCTGATTTTCACAAAACTTTCGTCTCGCAAAATTGCGATCGACATGGTCGTGCAAGACGTTGGTAGTGGAGGTTTGGCGGAAGTTACCTTCACCGTGCCCCAAGACGACTTGGCCGAGGCTCTCACCGCCGCCGAAGAAGCCGTCGAGGAGTTGGGCACCGGGCGAGTTCAACACGGGACGAATGTTTCCAAGGTCTCGGCCGTTGGTGTCGGCATGCGGACACACACCGGCGTGGCCGCTCAGATGTTTCGGTCGCTGGCAGATGCGGGTGTGAATATCGGAATGATCACCACCAGTGAGATCAAAATTTCCGTCCTCGTCGATCGGGATCAGTGCGAGGAAGCCGCGAAAACGGTTCATGCCGGCTTCCAGTTACACGAACCGGTTGTGACATCACCGTCGGTTGGGTACGCCTCCGAACAAACTACCGCCGCCGAATTGGAAACGCGGGCCGAAATCGAACGCGATGTCGTTGCAAAACTTGCGACGATGGAAGACATCGTGGTCAGTGAAGTTCAGCTGGATCGAGACCAAGCCCGAATCACACTGACCAAACTGGAAGATCGCCCCGGAATCTGTGCGGAGGTCTTCACCGCTGTTGCCGAAGGCGGGGTCATGGTGGACATGATCGTGCAAAACGTCAGCCGAAGCGGGCATGCGAGTGTGTCATTCACGGTTCCCCGAAGCGATTTGGGCGAGTGTTTGCTGCTGCTCCGTGAAGTGCTCGAAAACTGGTCGGGGGCGGAGATCAGTTACGATGAAAATATCGCCAAACTGAGTGTGATGGGCATCGGTCTAAGGAGTCATACTGGTGTGGGCGAATTGATGTTCGGTGTCTTGTCTGACGCTGGCATCAACGTGCAGATGATTAACACCAGTGAAATCCGAATGTCTGCCGTTATTGCCGACGAACACGGTGAAGCCGCCCTAGAGCGACTTTTGAAGACGTTCGGGCTCGACGAATCCGAGAGCTAG
- the rpsM gene encoding 30S ribosomal protein S13 yields MPRLQGVDIPNSKPTYIALTYLHGIGDRTALDLCHNLQLDPRKRAKDLTDDELAHINNYLDKELTIEGALRRVTRQNIARLRDIGCYRGLRHRRGLPVRGQKTQTNARTRKGSKKTVAGKKGVKDMRH; encoded by the coding sequence ATGCCACGTTTGCAAGGTGTCGACATCCCCAACTCCAAGCCAACGTATATCGCGTTGACTTACCTGCATGGAATCGGGGACCGGACGGCGTTGGACCTCTGCCATAACTTGCAGTTGGATCCGCGAAAACGTGCCAAAGACCTGACAGATGATGAATTGGCACACATCAACAACTACCTCGACAAAGAGTTGACCATCGAAGGTGCTCTTCGCCGGGTGACTCGCCAAAACATCGCTCGTCTGCGTGACATCGGCTGTTATCGTGGCTTGCGACACCGACGAGGCTTGCCGGTGCGAGGCCAAAAAACACAGACCAATGCCCGGACTCGGAAGGGAAGCAAGAAGACCGTGGCTGGGAAGAAGGGTGTCAAGGACATGCGGCACTAA
- the rpsK gene encoding 30S ribosomal protein S11 has protein sequence MAKVKKKRVRRNVTKAIAHIKATFNNTTVTITDANGDVLTWATAGTVGFKGSRKSTPFAAQRAAETCAERAVKFGVREMEVRVKGPGSGRESAITGLQIHGITIRSIEDVTPLPHNGCRPPKKRRV, from the coding sequence GTGGCGAAAGTAAAGAAAAAACGAGTACGGCGTAATGTGACGAAGGCAATCGCCCATATCAAAGCGACCTTCAATAACACGACGGTCACCATCACGGACGCAAATGGCGACGTGCTGACCTGGGCAACCGCTGGCACGGTTGGATTCAAGGGAAGCCGAAAAAGCACGCCCTTCGCCGCGCAACGTGCGGCGGAAACCTGTGCTGAGCGAGCTGTCAAGTTCGGTGTGCGGGAGATGGAAGTCCGCGTTAAGGGCCCAGGCTCTGGACGGGAAAGTGCAATCACCGGGTTGCAAATCCACGGCATCACGATCCGCTCAATCGAAGATGTCACTCCGTTGCCACACAATGGTTGTCGCCCTCCGAAGAAACGACGAGTGTGA
- the ggt gene encoding gamma-glutamyltransferase, producing MADQIVPRIAEFDRPAGPEFQGRSVVMGRNGMIATSHPWAAQVGLDILRSGGTAVDAAIAANAMLGVVEPMSCGIGGDLFAICWDQSTGQLHGLNASGRSPKSLDRSVFAKRGLEEIPFSGPLSWSVPGCVDGWEELRRRFGQKSLAEILAPPIETAEQGFAVSEIIASHWLTAEDSLAEWADSKRVYLPNGVAPKAGEVFRNSELASSYRAIAEHGRDAFYCGEIAGRIVQFSKENDGFLTATDLAEHQSEWVDPVSTNYRGYDVWELPPNGQGIAALEMLNLLSGFDVAAMGRRSADFVHLFIETKKLAFADRARFYADPAFAAVPIAELISQSYADAQRKRIDMTKAATDVPAGDPKISRGDTVYVTAVDKDRNCCSLIQSNYYGFGSKVVPGEVGFVLQNRGALFALDDTHPNRLEPGKRPFHTIIPAMVTRDGRPCFCFGVMGGDMQPQGHVQVLCNLLDFGLNVQAAGDATRVQHFGSATPTGQPQEPNGGRVAIENGISEEVRAELTRRGHELIESPGSFGGYQGIWIDWEKGVLHGGTESRKDGTAVGY from the coding sequence ATGGCCGACCAAATCGTCCCAAGAATTGCCGAGTTCGATCGTCCTGCGGGTCCGGAGTTCCAAGGCCGATCGGTGGTCATGGGGCGGAATGGAATGATCGCGACCAGTCACCCGTGGGCCGCTCAGGTCGGGTTGGATATTCTGCGATCCGGCGGAACTGCCGTCGATGCCGCGATTGCCGCAAACGCCATGCTCGGGGTCGTTGAACCCATGAGCTGCGGGATTGGCGGCGATTTGTTCGCGATCTGTTGGGATCAATCCACTGGTCAACTTCACGGCTTGAATGCGAGCGGTCGTAGTCCAAAATCGCTTGATCGCAGTGTGTTCGCGAAACGCGGTCTGGAGGAAATTCCGTTTTCCGGGCCGTTGTCGTGGTCGGTTCCGGGCTGCGTCGACGGTTGGGAAGAACTTCGTCGCCGATTCGGTCAGAAATCGCTCGCAGAGATATTGGCCCCTCCCATTGAGACCGCAGAGCAGGGGTTTGCGGTTTCGGAGATCATCGCGTCGCACTGGTTGACGGCTGAAGATTCTTTGGCCGAGTGGGCGGATTCGAAACGCGTCTATCTGCCGAATGGAGTCGCTCCGAAAGCCGGGGAGGTTTTCCGCAATTCAGAATTGGCAAGTAGTTACCGTGCCATCGCTGAGCACGGACGGGATGCGTTTTACTGCGGTGAGATTGCCGGTCGGATTGTGCAATTCAGCAAGGAGAACGATGGATTTCTGACGGCTACCGACTTGGCGGAACATCAATCGGAGTGGGTCGATCCGGTCAGTACGAATTATCGTGGCTACGATGTGTGGGAACTCCCGCCGAATGGGCAGGGGATTGCCGCGTTGGAGATGCTGAATTTGCTGTCCGGTTTCGATGTGGCAGCGATGGGGCGACGCAGTGCGGACTTCGTTCACCTTTTTATCGAGACGAAGAAACTCGCATTCGCCGACCGAGCCCGATTCTACGCCGATCCGGCATTCGCTGCGGTGCCGATCGCGGAGTTGATTTCCCAATCCTACGCCGACGCTCAACGCAAACGCATTGATATGACCAAAGCCGCCACCGATGTGCCCGCCGGTGATCCGAAAATCTCTCGGGGCGATACTGTCTACGTCACGGCGGTCGACAAGGATCGGAATTGCTGCTCGCTAATTCAAAGCAACTACTACGGTTTCGGCTCGAAAGTCGTGCCTGGCGAAGTCGGCTTTGTGCTGCAAAATCGGGGAGCGTTGTTCGCGTTGGACGACACGCATCCGAATCGGTTGGAGCCGGGCAAACGTCCGTTTCACACCATCATTCCCGCCATGGTCACGCGGGACGGTCGCCCGTGTTTCTGCTTCGGTGTGATGGGTGGAGACATGCAACCACAAGGGCACGTGCAGGTGTTGTGCAATCTGCTGGACTTCGGTCTCAACGTGCAAGCAGCGGGGGATGCCACACGGGTGCAGCACTTCGGTTCTGCCACACCGACCGGGCAACCACAAGAACCGAACGGCGGTCGCGTGGCGATCGAAAACGGAATCTCAGAGGAAGTTCGGGCAGAACTCACGCGACGAGGGCATGAACTGATCGAATCCCCCGGCAGTTTCGGCGGCTATCAAGGGATTTGGATCGATTGGGAAAAAGGCGTTCTCCACGGCGGTACGGAATCACGAAAAGATGGCACCGCCGTGGGATATTAA
- the rplO gene encoding 50S ribosomal protein L15: protein MILNDVHQGIHKHKKRKRIGRGTGSGHGKTSGRGHKGYFSRSGSKRRTGFEGGQMPLMRRIAKSGFSNARFTTEVAIVNISQLEKAFEAGDTVSPETLKEKGVLRGRYSVLKVLGKGELSKKLTVQAHRFSKSAEEQIQSAGGTVEKLS, encoded by the coding sequence ATGATTCTCAACGACGTCCATCAGGGAATTCACAAGCATAAAAAGCGTAAGCGAATCGGGCGGGGAACCGGTTCGGGACACGGCAAAACATCTGGTCGTGGCCATAAAGGTTACTTCAGCCGTTCCGGTTCCAAACGACGGACTGGTTTCGAAGGTGGTCAGATGCCGTTGATGCGTCGAATCGCCAAAAGCGGTTTCAGCAACGCACGGTTCACCACAGAGGTCGCGATCGTCAACATCTCGCAGCTTGAAAAAGCTTTCGAGGCCGGAGACACCGTCAGCCCAGAGACGCTAAAAGAAAAAGGCGTTCTCCGGGGGCGGTACAGCGTCCTCAAAGTTTTGGGCAAAGGTGAACTTTCCAAGAAGTTGACCGTCCAAGCACATCGATTTTCAAAATCGGCCGAAGAGCAAATTCAATCAGCCGGCGGAACCGTCGAGAAATTGAGCTAA
- a CDS encoding ribosome-binding factor A: MGKKLRRFDQTDRQNGRKTLQLCRQVERSLCYALGSVGDDVLGGLLVMSVDPAPDATHLLVSVSISDEDVQPEEVLQHLGTALPRLRQEVARDIHRRRVPDLGFRCIANN, encoded by the coding sequence ATGGGCAAAAAACTACGTCGATTTGACCAAACCGACCGCCAAAACGGACGGAAAACGCTCCAATTGTGCCGACAAGTGGAACGGTCTCTGTGTTATGCGTTAGGCAGCGTCGGAGATGATGTCCTCGGTGGCTTGCTGGTGATGTCCGTGGACCCGGCTCCCGACGCCACACATTTGCTGGTTTCGGTGTCCATATCTGATGAGGACGTCCAACCGGAAGAGGTCCTGCAACATCTCGGAACTGCACTACCTAGACTCCGGCAAGAAGTCGCTCGCGACATTCATCGTCGCCGAGTTCCCGATCTTGGTTTCCGTTGTATTGCCAACAATTAA
- the secY gene encoding preprotein translocase subunit SecY — MLDRLITIFKIPELRQKILLTLGLLAIYRMGFNIPLPFIDQQELVDRMRDMSEGGEGGLGQVMQIVALFSASNIGNSTIFGLGIMPYISASIIFQLLGSVYPPLEQLQKEGESGRRKINEYTRLATVVICIFQSWFWLQQLRGGFGSGGGLIMAGFDTPFFLIAGTITMTVGTIFLMWIGEQIDAFGIGNGISLLIMAGILARMPSAAGAMIGPAYEKGSLALGSDTGIERFLLLGGLFVFVVVWVVAITKGERRIPIQSAKHVRGRRVMGGQRQHLPLRVNQAGVMPIIFASSLLMFPWIVFRQLSSYFPQSTFLQLASSVFGDRGYLYNMFYISLIYFFCYFWTAITFNPKDMANNLKDYGSFIPGYRPGARTAAYLEQVMVRITFVGAAFLSIVAIIPTVVATSLGIPFLIASFYGGTGLLIVVSVCLDLVQKIDSHLTMRNYPGLLDTEN, encoded by the coding sequence ATGTTGGATAGACTGATCACTATCTTCAAGATCCCCGAACTTCGGCAGAAGATTCTGTTGACGTTGGGATTGTTGGCGATTTACCGCATGGGATTCAATATTCCCTTGCCGTTCATCGACCAGCAAGAGCTTGTGGATCGAATGCGCGATATGTCCGAAGGCGGCGAAGGCGGTCTCGGGCAAGTCATGCAAATTGTGGCATTGTTCTCAGCTTCGAATATCGGCAACAGCACGATTTTCGGCCTGGGTATCATGCCCTATATTTCGGCGTCGATTATCTTCCAGTTGCTCGGCAGCGTCTACCCGCCGCTTGAGCAGCTTCAAAAGGAAGGTGAATCCGGACGCCGCAAAATCAATGAATATACACGTCTTGCGACCGTCGTGATCTGTATCTTCCAGAGTTGGTTCTGGTTGCAGCAGCTTCGAGGTGGTTTTGGGTCCGGCGGTGGATTGATCATGGCGGGTTTCGACACGCCGTTCTTCCTCATCGCGGGCACGATCACGATGACGGTGGGTACGATCTTCTTGATGTGGATCGGCGAGCAAATTGATGCATTTGGGATCGGCAACGGAATTAGTTTGCTGATCATGGCAGGGATTCTCGCCCGGATGCCCTCGGCGGCCGGTGCAATGATTGGTCCTGCGTACGAGAAGGGGAGTTTGGCACTTGGTAGCGATACGGGAATCGAGCGATTCCTGCTACTTGGCGGGCTCTTCGTGTTCGTTGTTGTTTGGGTCGTTGCGATCACCAAAGGTGAACGGCGAATCCCAATTCAATCCGCGAAGCACGTTCGTGGCCGTCGGGTCATGGGTGGACAACGTCAACACCTTCCGTTGCGAGTGAACCAAGCCGGCGTGATGCCGATCATCTTCGCATCAAGCTTGTTGATGTTTCCTTGGATTGTGTTTCGGCAACTCTCAAGTTACTTCCCGCAGAGCACGTTTCTGCAACTGGCATCTTCGGTCTTCGGCGATCGTGGATACCTCTACAACATGTTTTACATCTCCTTGATTTACTTCTTCTGTTACTTCTGGACGGCTATTACTTTCAACCCGAAAGATATGGCGAACAACCTGAAGGATTACGGAAGTTTCATCCCGGGATACCGCCCGGGTGCACGGACGGCGGCTTATTTGGAACAGGTGATGGTCCGCATCACTTTTGTCGGAGCAGCGTTCCTCTCGATTGTTGCCATCATCCCGACGGTTGTCGCGACCTCGCTGGGAATTCCCTTCCTGATCGCGAGCTTCTACGGTGGAACTGGCTTGCTGATTGTGGTTTCGGTTTGTCTTGACTTGGTTCAGAAGATCGACAGCCACCTGACGATGCGGAACTATCCCGGTCTGCTGGATACAGAAAACTAG
- a CDS encoding bL17 family ribosomal protein — MRHRVKGRKLGRNASHRKAMFRNMACSLIKSVVADEDAENAPKHPGRIVTTVQKAKSLRPFVEKCITLARRAQPHLEKAEEFGTSAERGSSEWKSWRESDQWQEWAAAMAPALSFRRRLISELRDIEAVEVLMSELGPRYIDREGGYTRVVKLATVRLGDSGEQALIEFVGDDRDRQRTTSRSSAAPVVDESEETETTSDEEANESVSSEAEASDETSTDATAEDGGADEEKKDD; from the coding sequence ATGCGTCACCGAGTAAAAGGCCGAAAACTCGGCCGGAATGCATCCCACCGTAAAGCCATGTTCCGTAACATGGCCTGTAGCTTGATCAAGTCGGTCGTGGCTGACGAGGACGCTGAGAACGCGCCGAAGCATCCCGGTCGGATTGTCACGACCGTGCAAAAAGCAAAGTCGCTTCGTCCGTTCGTCGAAAAGTGCATCACTTTGGCTCGTCGGGCTCAACCGCACTTGGAGAAGGCCGAAGAGTTCGGTACCTCTGCAGAACGGGGTAGCTCTGAATGGAAGTCATGGCGTGAGTCAGACCAATGGCAAGAGTGGGCCGCTGCAATGGCTCCCGCTTTGTCATTCCGTCGACGGCTTATCAGCGAACTTCGTGACATCGAAGCCGTGGAAGTGCTGATGAGCGAGCTTGGCCCCCGATATATTGATCGGGAAGGCGGCTACACTCGCGTGGTCAAGTTGGCAACGGTTCGGTTGGGTGACTCCGGCGAGCAAGCTCTGATTGAATTTGTCGGTGACGATCGCGATCGTCAGCGAACGACATCACGCTCCAGTGCCGCACCGGTTGTCGACGAATCTGAAGAAACAGAAACAACTTCGGACGAAGAAGCCAACGAGTCAGTTTCGTCGGAAGCGGAAGCTTCGGATGAAACATCAACTGACGCCACCGCTGAAGACGGTGGGGCTGACGAAGAAAAGAAAGACGATTGA
- the rpsE gene encoding 30S ribosomal protein S5 yields the protein MAQENRNESSEEKVVQIRRCSCVVKGGRRFSFTALVVLGDGKGRVGWGYGKAVEVPLAVEKATKAANKNMKEVTVVDTTIPHQVVGEYRSSKVLLLPARPGTGIIAGNTVRAVVESVGITNILTKSLGSTNPMNLVKAVFNALEKLRTREDVARLRGVEV from the coding sequence GTGGCGCAAGAGAATCGTAACGAAAGTTCGGAAGAAAAGGTTGTCCAGATCCGCCGATGTTCGTGCGTCGTCAAAGGGGGACGTCGATTCAGCTTCACAGCGTTGGTCGTCCTAGGTGACGGCAAAGGACGTGTGGGCTGGGGATATGGCAAAGCCGTTGAAGTCCCTTTGGCGGTTGAGAAGGCCACCAAGGCCGCTAACAAAAACATGAAAGAAGTCACCGTTGTCGACACAACGATTCCGCACCAGGTGGTCGGTGAATACCGGTCTTCCAAAGTGCTGTTGTTGCCAGCTCGACCTGGTACCGGGATCATCGCGGGTAACACCGTGCGAGCGGTCGTGGAATCCGTCGGGATTACCAACATCCTGACGAAGAGCCTCGGCTCAACCAACCCGATGAACTTGGTCAAAGCGGTCTTTAACGCATTAGAAAAACTGCGAACCCGTGAGGACGTGGCTCGCTTGCGAGGAGTGGAAGTCTAG